In Ostrea edulis chromosome 6, xbOstEdul1.1, whole genome shotgun sequence, a single window of DNA contains:
- the LOC130047303 gene encoding GATA zinc finger domain-containing protein 14-like has product MLADSEKMTHLNTNNRHISTPTDISQQHQQHTHLNTNNRHISTPTPDTSQQQTHLNTNNRHISTPTPDTSQHQQAHLNTNNRHISTPTTDTSQHQQQTHLNTNTRHISAQTTDTYQHQQLTHLNTNNKHISTPTTDTSQQQQTYLNNNRHISTPTTDTSQHQQQTHLNTNNRHISPTTHISTPTTGTSQHQQQTHLTNNTHLTNNNRHISPTTTDTSQQQRTYQHQQQAHRNTNNRHISPTTHISPTTTDTSQHKQQTHLNNNRHISTPTTNTSQHQQQTYLTNNTYLTNNNRHISPTTTDTSQQQRTYQHQQQAHLNTNNRHISPTTHISPTTTDTSQHKQQTHNNNRHISTPTTNTSQHQQQTHLNTNNRHISPTTHISPTTTDTSQHKQQTHNNNRHISTPTTNTSQHQQQTHLNTNNRHISPTTTGTSQHKQQTHLNNRHISTPTTNTSQHQQQTHLTNNTHLTNNNRHISTPTPDISQHQQQTHLNTNRHISTPTTNTSQHQQQTHLNTNNRHISTPTTGTSQHQQHTHLNTNNRHISTPTTDTSKFSYDARIKSIDHCSK; this is encoded by the exons ATGCTAGCTGACAGTGAAAAAATG ACACATCTCAACACCAACAACAGACACATCTCAACACCAACAGACATATCTCAACAACACCAACAACATACACATCTCAACACCAACAACAGACACATCTCAACACCAACACCAGACACATCTCAACAACAGACACATCTCAACACCAACAACAGGCACATCTCAACACCAACACCAGACACATCTCAACACCAACAGGCACATCTCAACACCAACAACAGACACATCTCAACACCAACAACAGACACATCTCAACACCAACAACAGACACATCTCAACACCAACACCAGACACATCTCAGCACAAACAACAGATACATATCAACACCAACAACTAACACATCTCAACACCAACAACAAACACATCTCAACACCAACAACGGACACATCTCAACAACAACAGACATATCTCAACAACAACAGACACATCTCAACACCAACAACGGACACATCTCAACACCAACAACAGACACATCTCAACACCAACAACAGACACATCTCACCAACAACACACATATCAACACCAACAACAGGTACATCTCAACACCAACAACAGACACATCTCACCAACAACACACATCTCACCAACAACAACAGACACATCTCACCAACAACAACAGACACATCTCAACAACAACGAACATATCAACACCAACAACAGGCACATCGCAACACCAACAACAGACACATCTCGCCAACAACACACATCTCACCAACAACAACAGACACATCTCAACACAAACAACAGACACATCTCAACAACAACAGGCACATCTCAACACCAACAACTAACACATCTCAACACCAACAACAGACATATCTCACCAACAACACATATCTCACCAACAACAACAGACACATCTCACCAACAACAACAGACACATCTCAACAACAACGAACATATCAACACCAACAACAGGCACATCTCAACACCAACAACAGACACATCTCACCAACAACACACATCTCACCAACAACAACAGACACATCTCAACACAAACAACAGACACATAACAACAACAGGCACATCTCAACACCAACAACTAACACATCTCAACACCAACAACAGACACATCTCAACACCAACAACAGACACATCTCACCAACAACACACATCTCACCAACAACAACAGACACATCTCAACACAAACAACAGACACATAACAACAACAGGCACATCTCAACACCAACAACTAACACATCTCAACACCAACAACAGACACATCTCAACACCAACAACAGACACATCTCACCAACAACAACAGGCACATCTCAACACAAACAACAGACACATCTCAACAACAGACACATCTCAACACCAACAACTAACACATCTCAACACCAACAACAGACACATCTCACCAACAACACACATCTCACCAACAACAACAGACACATCTCAACACCAACACCAGACATATCTCAACACCAACAACAGACACATCTCAACACCAACAGGCACATCTCAACACCAACAACGAACACATCTCAACACCAACAACAGACACATCTCAACACCAACAACAGACACATCTCAACACCAACAACAGGTACATCTCAACACCAACAACATACACATCTCAACACCAACAACAGACACATCTCAACACCAACAACGGACACATCGAAATTCAGTtatgatgcgcgcatcaaatcaattgatCATTGCAGTAAATAA